Proteins encoded within one genomic window of Platichthys flesus chromosome 13, fPlaFle2.1, whole genome shotgun sequence:
- the hce2l1 gene encoding high choriolytic enzyme 2 has protein sequence MHSTMILLGLLLGLLNQVSSLPVKNATGVHEGKVRSKRKYSDEFPEWDEMNVMDQILQMNSRFRPPRGLLFKEGDIASSYMKSAITCPGNSCLWPKAVDGFVYVPYIISPLYDDMDRITIENGMQDISSGTCVKFVQRTHEGSFLDIQPRYGCWSFLGQTGGSQTLSLQTPGCMWSGVAAHEFMHALGFVHEQSRSDRDHFVTIVWKNIVADQMYNFRKQLTNNLNSPYDYNSVMHYGRYAFSEDGGPTIIPKPDPYIPIGQRDGPSALDLHKINVLYNCGANE, from the exons ATGCATTCTACCATGATCCTCCTGGGTCTCCTCCTCGGCCTGTTGAATCAGgtgtcctctcttcctgttaAG AACGCTACAGGAGTACATGAGGGAAAAGTGAGGTCGAAAAGGAAATACTCAG ATGAATTTCCAGAATGGGACGAAATGAATGTGATGGATCAAATCCTGCAGATGAATAGCA GGTTTCGGCCCCCTCGAGGACTGTTGTTCAAAGAGGGAGATATCGCCAGTTCATACATGAAGAGTGCTATAACCTGCCCTGGCAACTCCTGTCTGTGGCCTAAGGCAGTTGATGGATTTGTCTATGTACCGTACATCATCTCCCCACTATACG ACGACATGGACAGAATCACCATAGAAAATGGAATGCAAGACATTTCCTCTGGAACATGTGTTAAATTTGTTCAGCGCACGCATGAAGGCAGTTTCCTGGATATTCAGCCGAGATATGG TTGCTGGTCGTTTCTGGGGCAGACTGGGGGAAGCCAGACCTTGTCACTACAGACTCCTGGATGCATGTGGTCGGGAGTGGCCGCCCACGAGTTCATGCACGCTCTTGGCTTTGTGCACGAGCAGTCCCGCTCAGACCGAGACCACTTTGTAACGATTGTATGGAAAAACATTGTGGCAG ACCAGATGTATAACTTCAGGAAACAGCTCACTAACAATCTCAACAGCCCATACGACTACAACTCCGTCATGCATTATGGAAG ATATGCCTTCTCTGAAGATGGTGGACCAACAATAATCCCCAAACCTGACCCTTACATTCCCATTGGCCAGCGAGATGGACCCAGTGCTCTCGACCTTCATAAAATAAACGTCCTTTATAACTGTG GTGCCAACGAGTAG